GGATAAGACACTATCTGTGAATAAAGAAAAACCGGGTACTGTAAACAGTGATAAGAAAGCAAAGAGTACCAAAGTGCAGAAAGATAAAGAGATGCTGTATACAGAAAATGAAAAGAATAAAAATACAAGTAGTATTGACGCAAACAGAAAAAACAACAGTTCAAAAAAAGGCATTCAGACTTCTGAAAAGACAATAAACGACAGTGAAGAGGAGCCGCAGTCAGAAATGACTGCGCCTATCAGAACGGCGAAGATAAGCAAAAGGGATCGGAGCACTCTATCAGATTCATCCCGTATTCCTGCTGCGGATAAAAAGCTTCGCCGCTTCTTTTCTCCTGAAGAGACTAAAAAGGGAAAGGTTGCAGATCAACAAGAGCCGGAGATTACTTTAAATGGACAACCTGGATCTGTAGAACCGGAAAACGTACTGACTGAAAAAGGAGACAAAAATAAAGGAGAAAAGCAAAAAGGAAGCGGTACCAAGAGAAATCAGAAGAAAACATTGATCGTGAAATCTACAAATGGACAACCTATGGACATGAAACCAGAAGAGACTTCATTTGAAGCAGATACACATATACATCGACTATATACAACTAATTACCTGGCGAATAAAGAGGAGAGATTATATCTGATACCTCTGACCGGAAAATCCATTCAGGTAAACTGGGCGAAAGGAAAGAATTTTGTGATACCGCCACCTGTAGATACTATTAGTAAGGTTGGTAATCAACCGGATATCAAACCATTAGTACCACGAAAACCTTTCCCATTGGGAATCCGGTTTGTGGTAGCACCTGATCTGACTACAGTAGGTTTTCGCAATTTTACGCAACCTGGTACAAGTGCAGGGATTATATTGGAATATAATATCACAGATCGGTTACTCATTACAGCGGGTGGGATTTATTCTAAGAAGATTTATAGTGCAGGAAAAGATGATTATCATGCTACTGGAAGATATATGGACTCTCTTTATAATGCAGGGTACTATTTAAAAAAAATTGATGCAGACTGTAGAATTATAGATATTCCAATCAATATCAGATATAATGTATTTCAAAATAAAATAATAGGAAGTAATTGGTTTGTGAGTGTAGGTGCATCATCATATTTTATGAAACGAGAGGATTATGATTTTCGCCTAACTAAATATGGACATTATAACAAGGATGTAGAGTGGGGAATCAGCAATTCCAATAATCATTTTTTTGCTGTAGGAAACCTGTCTATCGGATATGAACAACGTATGGGAGAACATTTCTCCTGGCAGGTCGAACCGTATCTGAAGATACCACTGGGTGGAGTTGGGTATGGGAAGGTTAAGCTGATAAGCTCAGGTGTGTTCTTCTCAATCAAATACCACCTGTCTAAACAAAAATAATCACCTGATTTTACTGGCGAGCAAGTATGTTTTTCATCGTTTTCGACGATGTACAGCTATCGCTTTGCCTTTTGAGTTGGGTGATTCAAATAGAAAAGTAGATAAGTAATAGAAAATCTTAAAGTAGCGCTTTAAAGTGTAAAACTATAGCTATAGAGAGTTAGATCCGGATTATGTCACACAGACGTGTGTGATTACCATTTTTAGTTTTAACACTTAATTAATTCAGTAACACCATGAAACCTTTATTTAAAAGTAAGGCATTTGCATTTTTGTTTTCTCTGGCTGTACTAGCCGGCCTGATTGTAAGTTGTGATGACAATGATAGTCCTGGCCCCAATAAGGTAACTACTCAGGTTAAGCTGGCTACCAGTAGCACACTGGGAAGTTATCTGGTAGATAGTGCAGGATATACATTATATTTCTTTACACTCGATGCTGACGGAACAAACCATTGTGCATCTGGTAATTGTATGGCTGCCTGGCCAATTTACTATAAAGCAAACCTGACACAGGAGATGCTGGGAGAGGGTCTTTTATTGGCTGATTTTGCAGAAATAACAACTGCAAGTGGAGCCAAACAACTGACTTATAAGGGATGGCCACTATACTATTATTCTCCTACATCAAATGGTATTAAGGAGCAGCCCGGAGAAACCAAGGGCGAAGGAGTGGGTACTGTATGGTATGTCGCTAAAACCGATTATACCATTATGCTGGCTAATAGACAATTGGTTGGCCAGGACGGGAAAAACTACAAGAGCGACTATACAGAAGGTACAGGCGTAACTCAGTTTTTCACAGATGGTAAAGGACGTACATTGTATACGTTTACTGCAGACTCAAAAAATACAACCAGTTGTACTTCCAGTGGTTGTAAATCTACATGGCCTGCCTTTACTGAATCACTAGCCAGTGTTCCTTCTGCCCTGGATAAATCTTTATTTGGAACCATAGATGTAGATGGGAAGAAGCAACTGACCTATAAAGGATGGCCACTATACTATTTCGCTCAGGATTCCGGACGGGGTATGACCAAGGGGGTGAGTGTACCAAATCCTGGCGTATGGCCTGTAGCCATTAAGGATGCAGTAGAAGCTCCTAACTAATCCTTCTCAGCTATATATGATTTATATGCCATTTAATTATAAACCTCTAAAACTAAAATTGATATGAAAAGATCCGAATTTCTTAAAAACCTGGGTTTAAGTAGTGCAGCCCTGATGTCTGTTTATTGTTTGGGAGGGCTTACTTCCTGTGCCTCCGAATCGCCTCAACCCAATAACAATACCGGAGGAAATAATGGCGGTGGCAATACAGTAGCCGGCTTTACAGGCAATGCAAAAACCTCAGCAGGTAAAATCAGTTTTACACTTGATCTTACTACTGACAACTTTAAATCCTTACTGACTGAAGGATCTTATCTGTATCCTAATAGTGGAGATGTAATTGTGGCAAAAGTAAAAGGAGGAGGGTTTGTTGCCCTTTCCAAAGCGTGTACCCATCAGGGAACTACTGTTACTTATCGGTTGAACCAGAATGACTTTTACTGTGACAACCATGGGTCTGAATTTTCCACTACTGGTTCAGTGGAAAATGGTCCGGCAACTGCTGGGTTGACGCTTTATGCTGCCAGTTTGGATGCTACTACCAATATCCTCACTGTTTCTGCTTAAGCTGTAAAGGGTAAAGCTTTACTGCTTTACCCTTCTCTACACTCGTTCAGGTAGTACAGTAAGTAGTAGTTTCAGCAAGTAGAAGCGTCTACATACTATTCATCAGATACAAAACAGGCAACAACAATCGCTTACCTATGAAAAAATACAGTATTTTTTTTCTTCTCCTCTTCTCGGCAATACTATCGACTCCTGAAAATGCATTGGCTCAGGATGATTTATTAGGAATGATGAAGTCTGACAGCAATACGGTCAATTATATGACAGCAACCTTCAAGTCCACCCGGATTATCAATGGCCATTCGGTGGAAACAGTAGCAAAAAACCATATGGATTTCCGTATCTCACACCGGTTTGGAACGCTCAATAGCGGTGCCTATAATCTGTGGGGGCTGGATATGGCTTATATCCGTTTGGGCTTTGAATATGGTATCACTGATCAATGGATGATAGGGGTAGGACGGAGCAATACAGATAAAACTTATGACCTGTTCACAAAAGTGAAGCTCTTGCGGCAGTCATCAGGCACAAGAAATATGCCTTTCACAATGACCTTCTTTGTCAGCAGTGCGGTCAATACGCTGCGCTATACACAGGAAGATCGGTCCTTTGTCTCTCGTTTCGCCTATACCACCCAACTGATTATTGCCCGAAAATTCAGTGAAAATCTTTCCCTGCAACTCACCCCAACACTGCTGCACCGAAACAGAGTGGAAAATGTAGGTGAGAAGAATACGGTTTGGGCCTTAGGTTTGGGAGGTCGGTATAAACTCAGCAAACGGGTATCGTTCAATGCCGATTACTATTATGTATTGCCCGATCAGTTAGATCCGCAGTTCCATAACTCACTGGCGCTGGGTTTTGATATTGAAACAGGTGGACACGTTTTTTCTGTACACTTTACCAACTCGTTGGGCATGATTGAAAAGCAATTCATTGGGGAAACAACCGGACAGTGGGGAAAGGGTGATATTC
Above is a genomic segment from Xanthocytophaga agilis containing:
- a CDS encoding Rieske (2Fe-2S) protein, producing MKRSEFLKNLGLSSAALMSVYCLGGLTSCASESPQPNNNTGGNNGGGNTVAGFTGNAKTSAGKISFTLDLTTDNFKSLLTEGSYLYPNSGDVIVAKVKGGGFVALSKACTHQGTTVTYRLNQNDFYCDNHGSEFSTTGSVENGPATAGLTLYAASLDATTNILTVSA
- a CDS encoding DUF5777 family beta-barrel protein, which encodes MKKYSIFFLLLFSAILSTPENALAQDDLLGMMKSDSNTVNYMTATFKSTRIINGHSVETVAKNHMDFRISHRFGTLNSGAYNLWGLDMAYIRLGFEYGITDQWMIGVGRSNTDKTYDLFTKVKLLRQSSGTRNMPFTMTFFVSSAVNTLRYTQEDRSFVSRFAYTTQLIIARKFSENLSLQLTPTLLHRNRVENVGEKNTVWALGLGGRYKLSKRVSFNADYYYVLPDQLDPQFHNSLALGFDIETGGHVFSVHFTNSLGMIEKQFIGETTGQWGKGDIHYGFNVSRTFSFNKNARRSTK